TTCACTTGCACGTTGCAAGACAAAGAAAAGAGTTTCATTATCATGTCGCTCATTGGTTGATTAATTTCTATGATTTGATTGTTTTTGAGAACCTAAACATTAAAGGTTTAGCTAGGACACGATTAGCTAAATCAATACTGGATGTTGCATGGGGTGCATTCCTCCAAATTATGCAAGCAGTATTATGCAAGCAGTAGCGGTAAGACGCGGCAAACATACACTTGGAGTTGACCCCAGAGGCACAAGTATTGATTGTTCGAGTTGTGGTGAAAGGGTCGAAAAAACCCTTGCAATCCGTGTTCATAGTTGTTCTTGTGGACTGGTAATTGACCGCGACTGGAACAGCGCACTTAATCTTTTAAAGCGTGGGTCGGTTGGACTACCGATTCCT
This genomic interval from Nostoc sp. KVJ3 contains the following:
- a CDS encoding transposase, translated to MQAVAVRRGKHTLGVDPRGTSIDCSSCGERVEKTLAIRVHSCSCGLVIDRDWNSALNLLKRGSVGLPIPGCGGLGDTQPVKQQVSYVNLSVGR